In one Pseudoclavibacter sp. Marseille-Q3772 genomic region, the following are encoded:
- a CDS encoding glycosyltransferase 87 family protein yields MNSIQQLLRTGKRPASMSPARERRLMWWLFIGAHAFYTVLSAMHGHMPYGDVTVVYREWITDALAGNARGITEPFVYPVAALIPMWIAHLLGGEAFYVLGWMAQVLALNSLALWWLTTRRGRFTELYRRAGWWWTAFLWLLGPIAFGRIDAITVPIALVALLRLRRGVFTSSFWLTIGAWIKVWPAALVAAVFTTCNRRLRVVAGGIAACAVVLIPVLFVAGRSGIINAFSFVVGQHERGLQLESVFASVFILGKSIGIPGYKVEYSREILTQEVFGPGVDAVGALLTPLMFVLLVTLLILAVRRVHSGARIAQTLPVLALGIVLSFIIANKVGSPQFISWLAPIIVLGLVWWGRGMGRIARLGLIVAALTQFIYPWGYGYVVRAELIGALMLAARNALLVWMLVIVVRELLRPPARVPSAGD; encoded by the coding sequence ATGAACTCGATACAGCAGCTACTGCGTACCGGAAAGCGGCCAGCGTCGATGAGCCCTGCTCGCGAACGCCGGCTGATGTGGTGGCTGTTTATCGGCGCGCATGCGTTCTATACGGTGCTCTCGGCAATGCACGGCCATATGCCCTATGGCGACGTAACGGTGGTGTATCGGGAATGGATCACTGACGCGCTCGCCGGCAATGCCCGGGGGATTACCGAGCCGTTCGTTTACCCGGTAGCGGCATTGATCCCGATGTGGATTGCGCATCTGCTCGGCGGTGAAGCGTTCTACGTGCTCGGATGGATGGCGCAGGTACTGGCGCTCAACTCACTCGCGCTGTGGTGGCTCACTACGCGTCGAGGTCGTTTTACCGAACTGTATCGCCGCGCCGGCTGGTGGTGGACCGCCTTCCTCTGGTTGCTCGGGCCCATTGCGTTCGGCCGAATCGATGCAATCACCGTGCCGATTGCGCTCGTCGCCCTGCTGCGTTTGCGCAGGGGAGTGTTCACCTCAAGTTTTTGGCTAACCATCGGTGCCTGGATCAAGGTCTGGCCGGCTGCGCTCGTAGCCGCAGTATTTACGACGTGCAATCGTCGATTGCGCGTGGTTGCCGGTGGCATTGCTGCCTGCGCAGTAGTGCTCATACCGGTGCTGTTCGTAGCCGGGCGGAGCGGAATCATCAATGCGTTCAGCTTCGTTGTCGGTCAGCACGAACGAGGCTTGCAACTCGAGTCGGTATTCGCCAGCGTCTTCATCCTTGGGAAATCCATCGGCATTCCCGGCTACAAAGTGGAGTATTCGCGCGAGATCCTCACCCAGGAGGTTTTTGGTCCCGGCGTGGATGCGGTCGGCGCGCTGCTTACGCCACTCATGTTCGTCTTGCTGGTTACGTTGTTGATACTCGCAGTGCGTCGAGTGCACTCCGGCGCACGTATCGCGCAAACACTGCCAGTCTTGGCGCTTGGCATTGTGCTCAGCTTCATCATCGCGAACAAGGTCGGTTCACCGCAGTTTATTTCCTGGCTCGCACCGATCATCGTGCTGGGGCTCGTTTGGTGGGGCAGAGGGATGGGGCGAATCGCCCGGCTTGGGTTGATCGTCGCCGCCCTCACACAGTTCATTTATCCGTGGGGTTATGGGTATGTGGTGCGTGCGGAACTCATCGGTGCGCTCATGCTTGCGGCCCGCAACGCACTGCTGGTGTGGATGCTCGTGATCGTTGTGCGGGAGCTGTTACGACCACCGGCGCG